Part of the Alteribacter lacisalsi genome, GAGTGGGCGATCACACCTGCAAGGGTGCCCGTCCCGATCAGCAGGATCGCCACATCAGCCATTTTACCGAGCCCGGAACGTATGTACATATTTAAATGAGAAGCCTTGCCCATCGCGATTGCCCCTGCAATGCCGCCGATCGGCAGGGCGTAAAGAGGATCTACATAAATACCTGCCAGAGGCTGAAGCATCAGAAGAAAAATCGCCACCGCCGGACCTGTAAGCGCCCCGGCAAGGGAAGGAACCGGTCCGTCGACATCGGCGCTCACATCCTCATTTTCCACACCGCTCCCGGTATGACGAAGCCGCCGGGCAAGGAGGTAAGTAAAACCAAGTGCCGTAAAGGCAGGCAGCACCCCGGCAAACATCACCGTAGTAAGCGGCACCTGAAACGATTCCGCCGCTGCCAGTGTGTTCGGGTTTGGGGAGATCACGTTTCCTGCTTTTCCCCCTCCGGAAATGGCCAGGAGCACGGCGAACTTGGACATGTGGATTTTACGGGCAATTGCAAGGGCAATCGGGGCAATGGTAAGAACGGCTACACCGATAAACACACCCACACCTGTAAGCACCATCGTGGCACCGGCAATGGCGAGGAGCGCCTTCGTTTCGCCTAAACCCTCCAGGATCGAATTGGCAATCTTTTTTGCGGCACCTGACTCAATGAGCACCCCGGCCAGTACCCCGGCAGCCAGCACCCGGAGCACGACACCGGTCATGCCTTCCGCGCCGCCAATCATAATCTGCGTTGTATCCACAAGCCCCGCACCGCCAACGATGCCTCCCGTCAGCGCACCGGCCATCATGGCATAGGCAGGGGCCACACGCAGTAAAATAAGGCCGATTGTAAGTATGAGAGCAAGAATCGTACCAAAAGCCGTCAGCTCCAAGTCCATCCGCTAAACTCCTAACATCGCATTTTTTCCTATCATACCGTGTTCATTCCCCAAATGTAGCAAATATAAAAAAACAGGCCTTTCGTTGTGCGAAGCGTCCATGCATGATCGGCCGGCGCGCAGTCATACTAAGGAGAAGATCAAAGGAGGCGGGGCAGGTGAAAAAAGGGAAAATAGCTGGTCTGCTCATTGTTGTAATTCTGCTGACTGTCTCGTCCGTTTCTGTATACGGCTACACAAAGCCCCAGCCTGAAGGCGTGGATTATGCCGGTGCCGAGCACCGGTCGGACGCTGTGGAATTTCTGTATGACCTCACGTATGAAAAAAACGGCCGCGCAGTCGTTGAACAGAACGTATATGACCGCATGCTCTCCGTCATTGAGGAAGCCGGGGAGTTCGTGGTGGTGGATATGTTTTTATATAACAACTTCCAGGAGCCGGAGCAGGACTATCCGGACATGGCCGGCCCGTTCACCGAAGCACTCGTCAAAGCAAAAGAAACGAACCCTGATCTCACGGTGTATGTCATGACAGATGAGATCAACCGCTCGTACGGGGCACACAAATCCCCCCATATTGAAAAATTAAGAGAGCACGGCATTGAAGCCCATTACTTTGACAACAGCGAGCTGCGCGATCCGGCCCCGGCATACTCCGGTGTCTGGCGCACCTTTCTGCAGTGGTGGGGCAAAGGCGGGGAAGGATGGATCCCCAATGCCCAGAGCTCCTCGCTCCCGGACGTCCCGCTTCGATCGTATCTTGAAGCGCTCAACTTAAAAGGCAATCACCGCAAGCTCGTGTTCTCGGAAAAAGAAGCGATCGTCACATCGCTGAATGCCCAGGGACGCGGCGCCTACAACTCGAACTTCGCCTTCTCGGTTCAAGGCGCGGCAATTGGTGATCTTCTTTTTACAGAACGAGTAACAGCGGATATGTCCGGCGTCGACTTTCCAATTAAAAATCCCATACCCGCTGC contains:
- a CDS encoding GntP family permease, coding for MDLELTAFGTILALILTIGLILLRVAPAYAMMAGALTGGIVGGAGLVDTTQIMIGGAEGMTGVVLRVLAAGVLAGVLIESGAAKKIANSILEGLGETKALLAIAGATMVLTGVGVFIGVAVLTIAPIALAIARKIHMSKFAVLLAISGGGKAGNVISPNPNTLAAAESFQVPLTTVMFAGVLPAFTALGFTYLLARRLRHTGSGVENEDVSADVDGPVPSLAGALTGPAVAIFLLMLQPLAGIYVDPLYALPIGGIAGAIAMGKASHLNMYIRSGLGKMADVAILLIGTGTLAGVIAHSALIGHILAGIEALGLPAYSIAPLAGITMSGATGSTAAGTAVAGSVFAPTMFELGIHALAGAAMVNAGATVLDHLPHGTYFHITRASVRMGMKERFRLLPYETLVGVVIALVSTLMFGVFGALWLW
- a CDS encoding phospholipase D-like domain-containing protein, with protein sequence MKKGKIAGLLIVVILLTVSSVSVYGYTKPQPEGVDYAGAEHRSDAVEFLYDLTYEKNGRAVVEQNVYDRMLSVIEEAGEFVVVDMFLYNNFQEPEQDYPDMAGPFTEALVKAKETNPDLTVYVMTDEINRSYGAHKSPHIEKLREHGIEAHYFDNSELRDPAPAYSGVWRTFLQWWGKGGEGWIPNAQSSSLPDVPLRSYLEALNLKGNHRKLVFSEKEAIVTSLNAQGRGAYNSNFAFSVQGAAIGDLLFTERVTADMSGVDFPIKNPIPAASNQNGAYSVQVLTEKAIKTTILEEIEQAEKIDVAAFYLSDRDLVKGLIRAAERGIPVRIILDPNIHAFGREKPGIPNQVVAHELREKAPDSLEIRWYNTAKKEQYHTKLFAFQKGGETTLIGGAANFTKRNIGGFNLETNLKVSGDDHTKVMQDVQDYFDRLWTNEGGKFTQSVSAYEEDSWWKHKLYILQERTGFSTY